The following is a genomic window from Bacillota bacterium.
CGGATCGACGGGCTGCTGCACGACGCGGGCACCATTCCCCCGGAGCACTACCCGGCGGTGGTGAGCCGCGTGAAGGTGCTTGCGGGGATGAACGTGGTGGAGCACCTGCTGCCCCAGGACGGCCAGCTGGTGTTCGAGGGGCCGGGCCGGCGCGTGGACGTGCGCGTGTCCACCATCCCGTCCGTGCGGGGGGAGAAGGTGGTGATGCGCGTCCTCGACCGCGGCCGGGTTTCGTTCGACCTGGGGGCCCTGGGCTTCGAGCCCGGGGCCCTCACCGCTTACCGGGAGGTCGTAGGCCGTGCCCACGGCATGGTGCTGGTGGTGGGCCCCACCGGGTCCGGGAAGACCACCACGCTTTACAGCACGCTGGGGGAGCTCGACCTGCGGGGCCTGAACGTGATGACGCTGGAGGACCCCGTGGAGTACCAGTTCCCGCGGGTGGTGCAGGTCCAGGTGAACCCCAAGGCGGGCCTGACCTTCGCCGCCGGGCTGCGCGCGTTTTTGCGCCAGGACCCTGACGTGATCGTCGTGGGCGAGGTGCGGGACGCGGAGACGGCCCGGATTGCCGTGCAGGCGGCCCTCACGGGACACCTGGTGCTGTCCTCGCTGCACGCCATGGACGCGGTGAGCGGGCTTTTGCGCCTGGTGGACATGGGCGTGGAGCCATACTTCGTGGCCGCGGCCGTCACGGGGGTGGTGGCCCAGCGCCTGGTGCGCCGGATCTGCGCGGACTGCTCCGAAGAGCGCGAGGTCTCCGGCCCGGAGGCCGAGTTCGTGCGTGCCGCCGGCCTGGAGGCGCCCGCGCGGGCGCGGGTGGGGACGGGTTGTGCGGCCTGCGCAGGCACGGGCTACCGGGGGCGCACCGGGGTGTACGAGGTCCTCCGGGTCACGGAGGAGGTGCGCTCGCTCGTGGCCCATGGCGGGGGCCGCGAGGCCGTCCACCGTGCCGCGCTGTCCGGGGGCATGCAGCCCCTTGTCCGCGCCGCTCTGGCCAAGGCGCTGCGGGGGGAGACGACCGTCAGGGAGGTGGTGAGGGTGCTCAGTGGCTGACGTGGTGGTGCAGTTGGGCCCGCCGCTTGCCCGCCTGCTCGTCCTGCGGAGCAGCGGCGTACACTTCGAGGAGCCGCTCGATCCCGGCGCCGTTCGCGGAGGCCTGGTGGAAGACAGCGAACTCGTGCGGGACACCCTGCGCGCCCTGCTGCGGCAGGTGGCGCTGCGCGGGGTCAAGCCGCGGCGGATCTGGTGGGTGCTGCCCCTGGAGGCCGTGGCCGAGCAGGTGGCAGTGTTCCCTCCTCTCGTCCGGCAGGACCACGCGCCGGCAGTGGAGCGGCTGCTGGGGGAGTGG
Proteins encoded in this region:
- a CDS encoding GspE/PulE family protein produces the protein MDSVEDLDWKRVAEIDRQEDARAGGVLGSAADGRYGDYLKEGYQPADLRRERPSEEVLELVPEQVARRYRVLPLRVRDGYLEVAASAPSQQLSNLLALRVRRPVRFRVAPEAELDRAIATYYSRVVAVPEEAPGADDTWAARAVDAFLQGALKARASDVHLDPQEGEVLVRYRIDGLLHDAGTIPPEHYPAVVSRVKVLAGMNVVEHLLPQDGQLVFEGPGRRVDVRVSTIPSVRGEKVVMRVLDRGRVSFDLGALGFEPGALTAYREVVGRAHGMVLVVGPTGSGKTTTLYSTLGELDLRGLNVMTLEDPVEYQFPRVVQVQVNPKAGLTFAAGLRAFLRQDPDVIVVGEVRDAETARIAVQAALTGHLVLSSLHAMDAVSGLLRLVDMGVEPYFVAAAVTGVVAQRLVRRICADCSEEREVSGPEAEFVRAAGLEAPARARVGTGCAACAGTGYRGRTGVYEVLRVTEEVRSLVAHGGGREAVHRAALSGGMQPLVRAALAKALRGETTVREVVRVLSG